A genomic window from Triticum urartu cultivar G1812 chromosome 7, Tu2.1, whole genome shotgun sequence includes:
- the LOC125520298 gene encoding uncharacterized protein LOC125520298 isoform X1, whose protein sequence is MPRRWQVWGRPDGSQVWVPAPDPDAPPPPPPRLFLHRGAPRGQPPLHSRKRWSKAGVLPTDAVSSPWPTSSSKPRNLLWATSKHDVYVMQNYSVRHWWSLLQRGKELLNVACPNQDMQGGRPLCRVKISTMTVKDNLLAAGGFHGEQICNASHRRSISRSAASPVPVLHTGQHALFI, encoded by the exons ATGCCGAGAAGGTGGCAGGTCTGGGGCCGGCCTGACGGTAGCCAAGTCTGGGtccccgcccccgaccccgacgcgccgcccccgccgccgccccgcctctTCCTCCACCGGGGCGCGCCGCGGGGACAGCCGCCGCTTCATTCGAGGAAGCGCTGGTCAAAG GCCGGGGTGCTGCCGACGGATGCCGTGTCGAGTCCATGGCCAACCTCCTCGTCCAAG CCGAGGAACCTCCTGTGGGCTACTTCCAAGCATGATGTGTACGTGATGCAGAACTATTCTGTGAGGCACTGGTGGTCCTTACTCCAGAGAGGAAAAGAATTGCTCAACGTGGCATGCCCAAATCAG GATATGCAGGGAGGTCGGCCCTTGTGCAGGGTGAAGATCAGCACCATGACGGTGAAAGACAACCTCCTGGCGGCTGGTGGTTTCCATGGGGAGCAGATCTGCAAT GCATCCCACCGCCGATCCATATCCAGATCAGCTGCGTCGCCGGTGCCGGTTCTACACACAGGTCAACATGCCCTGTTTATATGA
- the LOC125520298 gene encoding 60S ribosomal protein L28-1-like isoform X2: MPKSGYAGRSALVQGEDQHHDGERQPPGGWWFPWGADLQCIPPPIHIQISCVAGAGSTHRPGEMTTIPGSPVWELVKKNNYFLIKQFGNSNTKVQFSKEPNNLYNVHSYKFSGLANSKTVAVQPSAGEDKAVVLSTTKTKKQNTPAKLQHKTLMRKEFRKMTKSVKNQVLTPEFCT; this comes from the exons ATGCCCAAATCAG GATATGCAGGGAGGTCGGCCCTTGTGCAGGGTGAAGATCAGCACCATGACGGTGAAAGACAACCTCCTGGCGGCTGGTGGTTTCCATGGGGAGCAGATCTGCAAT GCATCCCACCGCCGATCCATATCCAGATCAGCTGCGTCGCCGGTGCCGGTTCTACACACAG GCCAGGGGAAATGACTACCATTCCAGGGTCTCCGGTCTGGGAGCTCGTGAAGAAGAACAACTACTTCTTGATCAAGCAGTTCGGCAACAGCAACACCAAGGTGCAGTTCAGCAAGGAGCCCAACAACCTCTACAATGTCCACTCCTACAAGTTCTCGG GCTTGGCGAACAGCAAGACCGTGGCGGTCCAGCCATCAGCGGGAGAGGACAAGGCTGTTGTCCTATCCACGACCAAGACCAAGAAGCAGAACACCCCTGCCAAGCTCCAGCACAAGACTCTGATGCGCAAGGAGTTCCGCAAGATGACCAAGTCTGTCAAGAACCAAGTATTAACTCCAGAGTTTTGTACTTGA